Proteins encoded by one window of Nitrospira sp.:
- a CDS encoding VOC family protein, producing the protein MAKNVQKRKAKNSKIPASICWFEVPADDLGRAKKFYGSLFGWKFAKLPAAVQNYWHIDTGGKDASPDGGVFPRMHPKQTITVYVSVPSVDKAMAKVKKLGGTVCTGKTAVPEMGYFAICADQEENVFALWEPNERAK; encoded by the coding sequence ATGGCAAAGAACGTACAGAAACGCAAAGCGAAGAACTCGAAAATTCCGGCAAGTATCTGCTGGTTCGAAGTACCCGCCGATGATTTGGGACGGGCGAAGAAATTCTACGGGTCGTTGTTCGGTTGGAAGTTTGCCAAACTACCGGCTGCCGTACAGAACTATTGGCATATCGACACCGGCGGGAAAGATGCTTCACCGGACGGAGGGGTTTTCCCACGCATGCATCCGAAGCAGACCATCACCGTCTATGTATCCGTGCCGTCGGTCGACAAGGCCATGGCCAAGGTTAAGAAACTAGGAGGAACCGTCTGCACGGGGAAAACGGCAGTGCCGGAGATGGGTTATTTCGCAATTTGTGCGGATCAGGAAGAAAACGTCTTTGCGCTATGGGAACCGAACGAACGAGCCAAGTAA
- a CDS encoding sigma-70 family RNA polymerase sigma factor, with product MDDVSRVNSRYWIDEHGDYLYRFALVRVRDSTVAEDLVQETFLAALQGTHRESGPTAERRWMVGIIKHKIVDYFRRIVREPLREGDPSDIPSGDDDFVVDGHWKPEAGAGSSWPENPDGLLERKQFWDALASCLDKLPSRTAQVFTLREVDEMETDEICRLLHLTQTNLGVMLHRARKQLRNCLSVRYFGQTGEGARP from the coding sequence ATGGACGATGTCTCTCGGGTCAACTCACGGTACTGGATCGACGAACACGGAGACTATTTGTACCGGTTCGCCCTCGTGCGTGTCCGCGATTCAACGGTGGCTGAAGATCTGGTTCAGGAGACATTTCTTGCCGCTCTTCAGGGGACCCATCGTGAGAGTGGCCCGACGGCTGAGCGTCGCTGGATGGTGGGCATCATCAAACACAAGATCGTCGACTATTTTCGTCGAATCGTTCGTGAGCCGTTGCGCGAGGGCGATCCCTCCGACATTCCCTCTGGCGACGACGATTTCGTGGTGGACGGTCATTGGAAGCCGGAGGCTGGGGCCGGTTCGAGCTGGCCGGAGAATCCCGATGGATTGCTCGAGCGGAAGCAATTTTGGGACGCCTTGGCCAGCTGTCTCGACAAGCTGCCGTCCCGCACGGCGCAAGTCTTCACCCTCCGCGAGGTGGACGAGATGGAAACGGACGAGATCTGCCGACTGTTACACCTGACTCAAACGAACCTCGGCGTGATGCTGCACCGCGCGCGAAAACAGCTTCGCAACTGTTTGTCTGTTCGATACTTCGGTCAGACCGGAGAGGGAGCACGTCCATGA
- a CDS encoding YHS domain protein yields MQRFTRQILLSLMLVLGLGAGQSFAADVRHSTPGLSGYDPVAYFTDGKAVRGSGYHVMEHDGVTYTFAREEHQKMFAENPGKYLPAFGGYCAYGVAVGKKFVSDPEVWKIVEGVLYLNLDKGIQGQWEKDISGHIKKANTNWTQIQEKSPRGL; encoded by the coding sequence ATGCAGAGGTTCACAAGACAGATTCTTCTCAGCCTTATGCTGGTCCTCGGCCTTGGCGCTGGTCAGTCCTTCGCCGCTGACGTACGACACAGCACCCCGGGCTTGAGTGGGTACGACCCGGTCGCCTACTTTACTGACGGTAAGGCGGTGAGGGGCTCGGGGTATCACGTGATGGAGCATGACGGCGTCACCTATACCTTTGCCCGTGAAGAACATCAGAAGATGTTTGCGGAAAACCCCGGCAAGTATCTACCGGCCTTCGGGGGCTACTGTGCCTATGGCGTGGCCGTTGGCAAGAAGTTTGTCTCTGATCCGGAGGTCTGGAAGATTGTGGAGGGGGTGCTCTACCTAAACTTGGATAAGGGGATTCAAGGCCAGTGGGAAAAAGACATTTCTGGCCATATCAAGAAGGCGAATACCAATTGGACGCAGATTCAAGAGAAAAGTCCAAGAGGACTCTAA
- a CDS encoding carboxymuconolactone decarboxylase family protein, translating into MYEMTNIKKLPKLGSKASEAWQTFVAFDKAALADGAIPKKYKELMAIAVALTTQCPYCIEIHADAARKAGASEEELAETGFVAAALRAGAAVTHATHLIKD; encoded by the coding sequence ATGTATGAAATGACGAACATCAAGAAACTACCGAAGCTTGGGTCTAAAGCCAGCGAAGCGTGGCAAACCTTTGTCGCGTTCGACAAGGCGGCGCTAGCTGATGGCGCCATTCCTAAGAAGTACAAGGAGCTCATGGCCATTGCCGTCGCCTTGACCACCCAGTGCCCCTATTGCATCGAGATCCATGCTGATGCGGCCCGCAAGGCTGGAGCGAGTGAGGAGGAGCTGGCTGAAACCGGTTTTGTCGCGGCAGCCTTGAGAGCCGGTGCCGCCGTGACGCACGCGACTCATCTGATCAAGGATTGA
- a CDS encoding DUF2630 family protein: MDDQVEDQPVLNHIQRLVAEEHRLHEQRAHPKADRKRLEQVQVELDQCWDLLRQRRALREVGLDPNDAEVRPPQVVENYEP; encoded by the coding sequence ATGGACGATCAAGTCGAAGATCAGCCGGTCCTCAATCATATTCAACGCCTTGTTGCAGAAGAACATCGTTTACACGAGCAAAGGGCACATCCCAAAGCCGATCGCAAGCGGCTCGAGCAAGTTCAGGTTGAGCTCGATCAGTGCTGGGACCTCTTGCGCCAGCGACGCGCCCTTCGTGAGGTCGGCCTTGACCCGAACGACGCGGAAGTTCGCCCGCCACAGGTTGTTGAAAATTATGAGCCGTAG
- a CDS encoding glutamine synthetase, whose product MAKRTSDDLKSFLEMPYDELEAMNLKAMQRAETAGAKELEEEYTSWLKKEKHIKAVTLCFSDIEGRLHMLDYDKKYLLESLGNLTFDGSSIRGFTPQHESDLRLAVDWSSIRYLPADVIGAGKVIFFASVLNSDRTPYHSDFRGMLKSYTEGLRKKGITANAASEIEGFLVAGQNAEQRYGENGFTLISTGGYYHSLPLDTLRQFIDKSAEAQRALGFKNEKDHPEVAPSQFEMNFSYADVVRAADHVQLYKLICRQVARSMGHTATFLPKPFVGINGSGMHTNFSLSKNGKNIFHDVKGKNGLSDVAWDFILKLLNHAPEICLVFNPSVNAYRRLDPHFEAPNQIKVSAIDRGSMIRIPMANQKTARIELRSVAPDANPYLVLYTMLKTGFEGERLEKQETAGDRARFLPSSINDAIVLFNESKFITDILGEDSKQKYSSFKQLVADRSPKELGTIVKASEVLFHHEVSNQMLWNQF is encoded by the coding sequence ATGGCTAAACGTACATCCGATGACCTAAAGAGTTTCCTTGAGATGCCGTATGACGAGCTCGAAGCAATGAATCTCAAGGCAATGCAGCGTGCTGAGACGGCCGGAGCCAAAGAGCTGGAAGAGGAATATACCTCGTGGCTTAAGAAGGAAAAGCACATCAAGGCCGTGACCTTATGCTTCTCCGATATCGAAGGCCGACTGCATATGCTCGATTACGACAAGAAGTACCTGCTGGAGTCGTTGGGCAATCTGACCTTTGATGGGTCGTCCATCCGTGGGTTCACACCACAACATGAGTCGGACCTGCGTCTTGCCGTCGACTGGTCCTCCATCCGATATCTTCCGGCCGATGTGATTGGCGCAGGGAAGGTGATTTTCTTTGCGTCTGTGTTGAATAGCGATCGGACGCCGTATCACAGCGACTTCCGCGGGATGTTGAAATCCTATACGGAGGGCCTCAGGAAGAAGGGTATTACAGCGAACGCTGCCAGTGAAATTGAAGGCTTCCTTGTGGCAGGGCAGAATGCCGAGCAACGGTACGGTGAGAACGGGTTTACGCTCATCTCAACGGGTGGGTACTATCACTCACTCCCGCTGGACACGCTCCGTCAGTTTATTGATAAGTCGGCGGAGGCACAGCGCGCCCTGGGCTTCAAGAATGAAAAAGATCATCCAGAGGTCGCGCCGTCACAGTTCGAAATGAACTTTTCCTATGCCGATGTGGTGCGCGCTGCGGATCACGTGCAGTTGTACAAGCTGATCTGCCGCCAGGTGGCTCGATCCATGGGGCACACGGCGACGTTCCTTCCAAAGCCATTCGTCGGGATCAATGGATCCGGCATGCACACCAACTTTTCGCTGAGCAAGAATGGTAAGAATATTTTTCACGACGTGAAGGGGAAAAATGGGCTTTCCGATGTGGCCTGGGACTTCATTCTCAAACTCTTGAATCATGCGCCAGAGATCTGCCTGGTGTTTAACCCGTCGGTGAATGCGTACCGCCGCCTCGATCCGCACTTTGAAGCACCGAACCAGATCAAGGTCTCAGCGATCGATCGCGGCTCCATGATCCGCATTCCGATGGCGAATCAAAAGACGGCCCGTATCGAATTGCGTTCGGTCGCTCCTGATGCGAATCCCTACCTTGTGCTGTACACGATGCTCAAGACTGGCTTTGAAGGGGAGCGCTTGGAGAAGCAAGAAACAGCAGGCGACCGCGCACGATTCCTTCCGAGTAGCATCAATGACGCTATCGTGCTGTTTAATGAGTCGAAGTTTATCACCGACATTCTTGGCGAGGACAGCAAACAGAAATATTCCAGCTTCAAGCAGTTAGTGGCAGATCGATCCCCGAAAGAACTTGGTACGATCGTGAAGGCTTCTGAAGTGCTCTTTCATCACGAAGTTTCCAATCAAATGCTCTGGAATCAGTTCTAG
- a CDS encoding lipoate--protein ligase family protein, which yields MDHQHISSCRTGHDMRTFRLLDLTLPFPAENLALDEVLLEELDERGGAPMLRFWESDRPFVVLGRASRVADDVDLTTCEKDGLPILRRASGGGTVLQGPGCLSYAVVLPLDWHPDLASIRTTNRFILERIAVALRQWEPTTSFRGISDLAIGDRKISGNAQRRTRHALLFHGTILHGMRADLVARYLKHPLRQPDYRSDRPHRMFLRTLNAPPQAMKQAIASAWNAMPMDHEWPKVRMPRTIATVLTRSLEDP from the coding sequence ATGGATCACCAACACATCTCTTCATGCCGAACCGGTCATGACATGCGCACGTTCCGGTTGCTCGATCTGACCCTCCCTTTTCCCGCCGAGAATCTTGCGCTGGATGAAGTATTATTGGAAGAATTGGATGAGCGGGGTGGAGCTCCTATGCTTCGATTTTGGGAGAGCGATCGTCCGTTCGTCGTGTTAGGTCGCGCCTCTCGCGTGGCCGACGATGTCGATCTTACCACCTGCGAAAAAGACGGCCTGCCTATCCTGCGACGCGCAAGCGGCGGCGGGACCGTCTTGCAGGGCCCAGGTTGTCTCTCCTATGCCGTTGTGCTGCCGCTCGATTGGCATCCCGACCTCGCGAGCATTCGCACTACCAATCGATTTATTCTGGAACGGATAGCCGTAGCGCTTCGTCAATGGGAGCCGACCACGAGCTTTCGAGGGATTAGCGACCTCGCAATCGGCGACAGGAAGATTTCCGGCAACGCGCAACGACGAACCAGGCACGCACTGCTCTTTCACGGGACCATTCTGCATGGCATGAGGGCCGATCTTGTCGCACGGTATCTCAAGCACCCCTTGCGACAACCGGACTACCGTTCGGACCGACCTCACAGGATGTTTTTGCGGACACTCAATGCTCCGCCTCAGGCCATGAAACAAGCCATTGCCTCCGCATGGAACGCCATGCCGATGGACCATGAATGGCCCAAAGTCCGCATGCCGCGCACCATCGCGACCGTGCTCACACGGAGCCTGGAAGACCCGTAA
- the lpdA gene encoding dihydrolipoyl dehydrogenase, protein MAPSRVDVAVIGAGPGGYAAAFQAADLGLRTALIDEDPQLGGTCLLRGCIPSKALLHAARLLTDAEEAAAWGIHYDKPRVDLEAFRNRAHAIIGKLTKGVRTLAGSRKVEVIHARAMFKDATTLQLSGTAGSHELSFGHAILASGSKPVIPAALRLDDLRVMDSTSALQLPDVPRRLLVVGGGYIGLELGTVYQALGSEVTVVEALPRLLNAVDADLVRPLHQRMQRRFKAIKLNTTVKTLDAVTEGLAVTFVDSEGTSTEMFDRVLVAVGRRPNSDQLGLEHTKVAIAPNGFVQVDRQMRTTEPTIYAIGDVVGEPMLAHKATHEGLVAARVIAGRPAALDATAIPAVIFTDPEIAWCGLTEEAANGSGQAVKVARFPWAASGRATTLGRNEGLTKLVLDADSGRVLGMGICGVGAGELIAEGVLAVEMGAVAEDVASSIHPHPTLSETIMEAAESFDGSPTHLFMPNRS, encoded by the coding sequence ATGGCTCCCTCTCGAGTTGATGTGGCGGTGATCGGCGCCGGTCCAGGCGGCTATGCAGCCGCGTTCCAGGCTGCAGATCTCGGCTTACGCACGGCGCTGATCGATGAGGATCCACAACTGGGTGGGACCTGCTTGTTGCGCGGTTGTATTCCCTCCAAAGCCTTGCTTCACGCCGCTCGCTTACTCACCGATGCTGAAGAAGCGGCTGCCTGGGGCATCCATTATGATAAGCCACGGGTGGACCTGGAGGCATTTCGCAACCGCGCGCACGCGATCATCGGCAAACTGACGAAAGGCGTGCGGACCCTGGCAGGTAGCCGGAAGGTCGAGGTCATCCATGCGCGGGCCATGTTCAAGGATGCGACGACCTTACAGCTCTCCGGCACCGCCGGGTCGCACGAACTCTCATTCGGTCATGCGATTCTCGCGAGCGGCTCGAAGCCCGTGATCCCGGCTGCGCTCAGGCTCGACGATCTACGCGTCATGGATTCCACGAGCGCACTCCAGTTGCCTGATGTCCCCAGACGCCTGCTGGTCGTCGGCGGTGGCTACATCGGCCTCGAGTTAGGCACTGTCTATCAGGCGCTCGGCTCCGAGGTCACAGTGGTCGAAGCGCTGCCGCGCCTGTTGAACGCCGTCGATGCGGATCTCGTGCGACCGCTCCATCAGCGCATGCAACGCCGTTTCAAGGCCATCAAGCTCAACACCACCGTGAAAACACTGGATGCGGTGACGGAAGGTCTGGCGGTGACCTTCGTAGATTCTGAAGGAACCAGCACCGAGATGTTCGACCGCGTGCTCGTTGCCGTAGGACGAAGACCCAATAGCGACCAGCTTGGACTCGAGCACACAAAAGTTGCCATCGCACCGAACGGCTTCGTGCAAGTCGATCGGCAGATGCGCACGACCGAACCGACCATCTACGCGATTGGCGATGTAGTGGGAGAGCCGATGCTCGCCCACAAGGCCACGCATGAAGGGCTGGTCGCCGCCAGAGTGATCGCCGGACGACCAGCAGCGCTCGATGCGACGGCGATCCCAGCCGTCATCTTTACCGATCCTGAAATCGCCTGGTGCGGACTGACAGAAGAAGCGGCCAATGGATCTGGACAAGCTGTGAAGGTGGCGCGATTTCCTTGGGCAGCCTCGGGGCGCGCGACGACATTGGGCCGCAACGAAGGCCTCACCAAGCTCGTACTCGATGCGGACTCCGGACGCGTCCTCGGCATGGGGATTTGCGGCGTCGGTGCAGGCGAGTTGATCGCCGAAGGAGTCCTAGCAGTCGAGATGGGTGCAGTCGCAGAAGATGTGGCTTCCTCGATCCATCCACATCCGACGTTGAGCGAGACCATCATGGAAGCGGCTGAATCATTCGATGGATCACCAACACATCTCTTCATGCCGAACCGGTCATGA
- a CDS encoding 2-oxo acid dehydrogenase subunit E2, producing MKVELPFLAEGIEGGDVVQLLVREGDQVSEGQSLIELETEKATVPVPAPTGGTVARLLVRQGDHVKVGQAIIELNEAEGEAQKAATSALGKPELAPVPQTRPTTPLPAPDRPVVEQKPAVVSPPSAGTTIPAPPSVRRLARELGVDLSQVKGSEAGGRITAEDVKVFVRERSTRGTTPGVGGNIFSTPYGSERREPLSSTRRKIAANMIQAWTTIPHVHQFQDADITDLMALHKRYAPEFKKKGATLTLSSLFLKAIVHALKLYPQLNATLDLTNGEVIYKDYYNVGVAVDTPAGLIVPVVHQVDQKDLLQISLELADLAERTRKREIKLEELRGATFTLSNMGGIGAGPFLPIINPPQVGILGVGKAQVTPVYREGQFVPRRVLQLCVAYDHRLVDGTIGARFINEIVKVLEDFQGMFLGL from the coding sequence ATGAAAGTCGAGCTCCCATTTCTTGCGGAAGGTATCGAAGGCGGCGACGTTGTCCAACTGCTGGTGCGCGAGGGCGATCAGGTGAGCGAGGGACAATCGCTCATCGAGCTGGAGACCGAAAAAGCCACCGTGCCCGTGCCGGCGCCCACCGGAGGAACTGTTGCCCGCCTCCTCGTTCGCCAAGGCGATCACGTGAAGGTCGGACAGGCGATCATCGAGCTGAACGAAGCTGAGGGTGAGGCGCAGAAGGCTGCGACCTCGGCGCTGGGGAAGCCGGAGTTGGCGCCAGTCCCACAGACCAGACCGACTACGCCACTGCCGGCACCAGATCGACCGGTCGTGGAGCAGAAACCTGCCGTGGTCAGTCCACCGTCAGCGGGTACAACCATCCCAGCCCCTCCATCCGTTCGTCGGCTCGCACGGGAACTGGGCGTGGACCTTTCACAGGTCAAAGGATCGGAAGCCGGTGGCCGAATCACTGCTGAAGACGTGAAAGTCTTCGTGCGGGAACGGAGCACACGCGGCACCACCCCGGGCGTAGGCGGGAATATCTTTTCCACCCCCTATGGGTCTGAACGGCGAGAGCCGCTCTCGTCAACCCGTCGGAAGATCGCCGCGAACATGATACAAGCTTGGACGACCATCCCGCACGTTCATCAATTCCAGGATGCCGACATCACCGATCTCATGGCGCTGCATAAGCGGTATGCGCCTGAATTTAAAAAGAAAGGCGCCACGCTGACGTTGAGCAGCCTCTTCCTGAAAGCGATCGTCCATGCACTCAAACTATACCCGCAGCTGAACGCAACCCTCGATCTCACCAACGGCGAGGTGATTTACAAGGACTATTACAACGTCGGCGTGGCAGTCGACACACCGGCTGGACTGATCGTGCCGGTCGTTCACCAGGTGGACCAGAAAGATCTTCTCCAAATTTCGCTGGAGCTGGCCGATCTCGCCGAGCGAACCCGCAAACGAGAAATCAAGTTGGAAGAGCTGCGCGGAGCGACGTTCACGCTCAGCAACATGGGAGGGATCGGTGCCGGTCCGTTCCTGCCGATCATCAATCCGCCTCAAGTCGGCATTCTCGGTGTCGGTAAGGCTCAGGTGACGCCAGTGTATCGTGAAGGCCAGTTCGTGCCGCGCCGGGTACTGCAATTGTGCGTGGCCTATGACCATCGGCTGGTCGACGGGACGATCGGCGCACGCTTTATCAACGAGATCGTCAAAGTGCTGGAAGATTTCCAGGGCATGTTTCTTGGGCTCTAA